The Trichomycterus rosablanca isolate fTriRos1 chromosome 15, fTriRos1.hap1, whole genome shotgun sequence genome contains a region encoding:
- the LOC134329013 gene encoding histone H2B-like, producing MPEPAKAAPKKGSKKTVPKTAGKGGKKRRKSRKESYAIYVYKVLKQVHPDTGISSKAMGIMNSFVNDIFERIAGESSRLTHYNKRSTITSREIQTAVRLLLPGELAKHAVSEGTKAVTKYTSSK from the coding sequence atgccTGAACCAGCGAAGGCCGCGCCCAAAAAGGGCTCCAAGAAAACCGTCCCCAAGACCGCCGGCAAAGGAGGCAAGAAGCGCAGAAAGTCCAGGAAGGAGAGCTACGCTATCTACGTGTACAAGGTCCTGAAACAGGTCCACCCTGATACCGGGATCTCCTCCAAGGCTATGGGCATCATGAACTCCTTCGTCAACGACATTTTCGAGCGTATCGCTGGTGAGTCCTCTCGTCTGACTCACTACAACAAGCGCTCCACCATTACCTCCAGGGAGATCCAGACCGCCGTGCGCCTGCTGCTTCCCGGTGAGCTGGCCAAGCACGCCGTGTCCGAGGGTACCAAGGCCGTCACCAAGTACACCAGCTCCAAGTAA